A single region of the Gossypium arboreum isolate Shixiya-1 chromosome 12, ASM2569848v2, whole genome shotgun sequence genome encodes:
- the LOC108479223 gene encoding protein GLUTELIN PRECURSOR ACCUMULATION 3 yields the protein MHYWVRAFASDFSGTPPQPRSGHTAVPIGKSKIVVFGGLLDKKFLSDITVYDIENKLWFQPECTGNGSDGQVGPNPRAFHVAVAIDCHMFIFGGRSGNRRLGDFWVLDTDIWQWSELTSFGDLPSSRDFSAASAIENRKIVMYGGWDGKKWLSDVYILDTISLEWMELSVTGSLPPPRCGHTATMVEKRLLVFGGRGGGGPIMSDLWALKGLIEEENETPGWTQLKLPGQSPSPRCGHTVTSGGHYLLLFGGHGTGGWLSRYDIYYNDCIVLDRLSAQWKRLPIGNDPPAARAYHSLTHIGSRYLLFGGFDGKLTYGDIWWLVSEGDPIAKRFIESPPKNIPDNKGMAAESIQSSFKESRRENDTIAELQRALGISVSLSSPVLQIIDESEDKEFIELGSRLIGERVPSNNQGLLNQTIKLLRDHWRRSTPSSIPLKELGPLLRDYQRLISRHHLANSGSDFQSIDSWLSGKEAYKFYHLKNVSQLRMNDIPKLLAEYKKILPEQNASGPRAGFEEQVL from the exons ATGCATTACTGGGTTCGAGCTTTTGCTTCTGATTTCTCTGGAACTCCTCCCCAGCCTCGAAG TGGTCATACCGCTGTTCCAATCGGAAAATCGAAGATCGTTGTGTTTGGTGGCCTTCTCGACAAGAAATTCCTTAGTGACATCACTGTTTATGACATCg AAAACAAACTATGGTTTCAGCCAGAATGTACTGGAAATGGGTCAGATGGACAAGTTGGTCCCAACCCACGAGCATTTCATGTTGCTGTTGCAATTGATTGTCATATGTTTATCTTTGGTGGTCGTTCTGGTAACAGAAG GTTAGGTGACTTTTGGGTCCTAGACACTG ATATATGGCAATGGTCAGAGTTAACAAGTTTTGGTGACCTTCCATCATCAAGGGATTTCTCTGCTGCTTCAGCTATTGAAAATCGAAAAATTGTTAT GTATGGTGGTTGGGATGGTAAAAAGTGGTTGTCAGATGTATATATCTTGGACACAA TATCGCTCGAATGGATGGAGCTATCAGTTACTGGATCACTACCACCACCTAGATGCGGCCACACAGCTACTATGGTTGAGAAAAGGTTGCTTGTCTTTGGTGGCAGAG GTGGTGGTGGGCCAATCATGAGTGATTTATGGGCTTTGAAGGGTCTTATTGAAGAAG AGAACGAAACACCTGGATGGACCCAATTGAAGCTTCCAGGTCAATCGCCTTCTCCCCGTTGTGGACATACGGTCACATCCGGAGGGCACTAT CTCTTGTTATTTGGAGGACATGGAACTGGTGGTTGGCTGAGTCGCTATGATATTTACTATAATGATTGTATTGTTTTGGACAGAT TGTCTGCTCAGTGGAAGCGCCTACCTATTGGAAATGACCCCCCTGCTGCTCGAGCATACCATTCTTTGACTCACATAGGTTCTCGCTATTTGTTATTTGGCGGTTTTGATGGCAAATTAACTTATGGGGATATATGGTGGTTGGTTTCTGAAG GGGACCCAATTGCAAAGCGGTTTATTGAGTCCCCACCAAAAAATATTCCTGATAATAAAGGCATGGCTGCAGAAAGTATCCAATCTTCTTTCAAG GAAAGCCGAAGAGAAAATGATACAATTGCAGAATTGCAAAGAGCGTTAGGAATTTCAGTTTCACTCTCGAGTCCTGTGCTTCAGATAATAGATGAGTCTGAAGACAAAGAATTCATTGAACTAGGATCAAGGTTGATTGGAGAAAGAGTTCCTAGTAACAACCAGGGTTTGCTCAATCAG ACAATCAAGTTGCTTCGTGATCATTGGCGGAGATCTACGCCAAGTTCAATACCACTGAAGGAGCTTGGACCTTTGCTTCGTGACTATCAACGACTTATTTCACGTCATCATTT AGCAAATAGTGGATCTGATTTTCAGTCTATTGATTCATGGTTATCGGGAAAAGAAGCTTACAAGTTTTATCACTTGAAAAATGTTTCTCAG CTACGGATGAATGATATTCCGAAACTGCTTGCTGAATACAAAAAGATTCTACCTGAGCAAAACGCATCTGGCCCGAGAGCTGGATTCGAGGAACAAGTTTTGTGA